In the Tribolium castaneum strain GA2 chromosome 1, icTriCast1.1, whole genome shotgun sequence genome, one interval contains:
- the LOC103312553 gene encoding choline transporter-like protein 2 isoform X2: protein MVKKLPPKTIAEFRRSAETENFQIPEKPENRKCTDLGYLIFFLLVVLITTIFVACSSLGTNYNRFLNGYDKCGDTCGTSNLAVKTVQCSGKDLTNKPFMTFKYANRTNDSKSKRDILPDICDNKCDPPKRLVFHRCIPDLNKTSYRKTTIAFAEFRNDLKLAINTIIIPMAIIGLVSLIFLHGLRYSPKITITATITSALICLFCFTSYIWYWFARNLDEKKLIYIGIVSSCAIFLQSIFICYFHDRYSLIIKMFREATQVIFAMPSLIFVPLGFVAILAVVTASIVFLGALISTNQYLSEIPDHPSVYEYRDTRLAEGALACIVVFGIWTFALANGCQCMIVSGAISTYYFTRDKSTLQKPVRASFYVLMRYHLGTVALGSLCITFFSIARLCTEFLAKRCKNKWSLRGLSRVLSWIEGAAEYLSKRAYIQTAMHGEPLFRSGLRGARLLWANFLDNIVLYGVGNFIVVCITLSAVFLGTIFAIIVYKTAGLKVSYFWTIVAIGAGISGTIIYFFTQVLNVAVETIFICFCEDKLLHSANNKDYFMSEELKTLIETAKKAARRQEAD from the exons ATGGTTAAAAAACTCCCCCCAAAAACC ATTGCCGAATTTCGAAGAAGTgcagaaactgaaaattttcaaattcctgAAAAGCCGGAAAATCGCAAATGTACCGATCTCGGCTACTTAATATTTTTCCTCCTTGTTGTTTTAATAACG ACAATTTTTGTGGCTTGTAGTTCTCTTGGAACGAATTATAACCGATTTTTGAACGGTTATGATAAATGTGGCGATACCTGCGGTACCTCCAACCTGGCCGTTAAAACCGTTCAATGTTCAGGAAAAGATTTAACAAACAAACC ATTCATGACGTTTAAATACGCCAATCGGACAAACGACTCAAAAAGCAAAAGGGATATTTTACCAGACATTTGTGACAACAAATGCGACCCTCCTAA GAGACTAGTATTTCATCGGTGCATCCCTGACCTGAATAAAACCTCCTACAGGAAAACTACCATAGCTTTTGCC GAATTTCGGAACGACCTCAAACTTGCCATAAACACGATTATCATCCCGATGGCTATCATAGGAttag TTTCGCTGATTTTTCTCCACGGACTGCGTTACTcgccaaaaattacaataactgCAACAATCACCTCCGCCCTTATCTGTCTCTTTTGCTTCACGTCATACATTTG GTACTGGTTTGCCAGAAATCTGGACGAGAAAAAACTTATCTACATTGGAATTGTATCGTCATGTGCGATTTTTCTCCAATCTATTTTCATATGTTACTTCCACGATCGCTACTCTCTAATTATCAAAATGTTCCGGGAAGCGACTCAAGTAATTTTTGCGATGCCCTCTCTCATTTTTGTTCCTTTGGGT TTTGTGGCTATCCTTGCTGTGGTTACTGCTAGTATCGTCTTCCTTGGTGCCTTAATCAGCACCAATCAATATTTGAGCGAAATTCCAGACCATCCATCTGTTTACGAATACAGAGATACAAGACTGGCCGAAGGTGCCCTCGCATGTATTGTTGTTTTTGGTATTTGGACGTTTGCTTTGGCCAATGGGTGCCAATGCATGATCGTTTCTGGTGCCATTTCCACTTATTATTTCACAAG ggACAAATCAACTTTACAGAAACCAGTTCGTGCGAGTTTTTACGTCCTGATGCGTTACCACCTTGGTACTGTTGCTTTAGGTTCGCTttgtataacatttttttcgattGCTCGACTGTGTACTGAGTTTCTCGCGAAACGTTGTAAAAACAAATGGTCTTTGAGAGGTTTAAGCCGTGTTTTGTCGTGGATTGAGGGAGCGGCGGAATATTTGTCCAAAAGGGCTTATATCCAAACtg CAATGCATGGGGAGCCACTGTTTCGGAGCGGATTACGGGGAGCGAGACTTCTTTGGGCAAATTTTTTGGACAATATTGTGCTTTATGGAGTCGggaattttattgttgtttgtATCACGCTTTCTGCGGTATTTCTGGGAACAATATTCGCGATTATTGTCTATAAA aCGGCAGGTTTAAAAGTGAGCTATTTCTGGACGATAGTTGCAATCGGCGCTGGCATTTCCGGAACtataatctattttttcacACAAGTTTTAAAT GTGGCCGTCGAGACCATATTTATATGTTTCTGTGAAGACAAACTCTTACATAGTGCAAACAATAAGGATTATTTTATGAGTGAAGAGCTGAAGACGCTGATAGAAACGGCTAAAAAGGCCGCAAGGAGGCAAGAAGCAgactaa
- the LOC103312553 gene encoding choline transporter-like protein 2 isoform X3 produces the protein MVKKLPPKTIAEFRRSAETENFQIPEKPENRKCTDLGYLIFFLLVVLITTIFVACSSLGTNYNRFLNGYDKCGDTCGTSNLAVKTVQCSGKDLTNKPFMTFKYANRTNDSKSKRDILPDICDNKCDPPKRLVFHRCIPDLNKTSYRKTTIAFAEFRNDLKLAINTIIIPMAIIGLVVSLIFLHGLRYSPKITITATITSALICLFCFTSYIWYWFARNLDEKKLIYIGIVSSCAIFLQSIFICYFHDRYSLIIKMFREATQVIFAMPSLIFVPLGFVAILAVVTASIVFLGALISTNQYLSEIPDHPSVYEYRDTRLAEGALACIVVFGIWTFALANGCQCMIVSGAISTYYFTRNQFVRVFTS, from the exons ATGGTTAAAAAACTCCCCCCAAAAACC ATTGCCGAATTTCGAAGAAGTgcagaaactgaaaattttcaaattcctgAAAAGCCGGAAAATCGCAAATGTACCGATCTCGGCTACTTAATATTTTTCCTCCTTGTTGTTTTAATAACG ACAATTTTTGTGGCTTGTAGTTCTCTTGGAACGAATTATAACCGATTTTTGAACGGTTATGATAAATGTGGCGATACCTGCGGTACCTCCAACCTGGCCGTTAAAACCGTTCAATGTTCAGGAAAAGATTTAACAAACAAACC ATTCATGACGTTTAAATACGCCAATCGGACAAACGACTCAAAAAGCAAAAGGGATATTTTACCAGACATTTGTGACAACAAATGCGACCCTCCTAA GAGACTAGTATTTCATCGGTGCATCCCTGACCTGAATAAAACCTCCTACAGGAAAACTACCATAGCTTTTGCC GAATTTCGGAACGACCTCAAACTTGCCATAAACACGATTATCATCCCGATGGCTATCATAGGAttag TAGTTTCGCTGATTTTTCTCCACGGACTGCGTTACTcgccaaaaattacaataactgCAACAATCACCTCCGCCCTTATCTGTCTCTTTTGCTTCACGTCATACATTTG GTACTGGTTTGCCAGAAATCTGGACGAGAAAAAACTTATCTACATTGGAATTGTATCGTCATGTGCGATTTTTCTCCAATCTATTTTCATATGTTACTTCCACGATCGCTACTCTCTAATTATCAAAATGTTCCGGGAAGCGACTCAAGTAATTTTTGCGATGCCCTCTCTCATTTTTGTTCCTTTGGGT TTTGTGGCTATCCTTGCTGTGGTTACTGCTAGTATCGTCTTCCTTGGTGCCTTAATCAGCACCAATCAATATTTGAGCGAAATTCCAGACCATCCATCTGTTTACGAATACAGAGATACAAGACTGGCCGAAGGTGCCCTCGCATGTATTGTTGTTTTTGGTATTTGGACGTTTGCTTTGGCCAATGGGTGCCAATGCATGATCGTTTCTGGTGCCATTTCCACTTATTATTTCACAAG AAACCAGTTCGTGCGAGTTTTTACGTCCTGA
- the LOC103312553 gene encoding choline transporter-like protein 2 isoform X1: MVKKLPPKTIAEFRRSAETENFQIPEKPENRKCTDLGYLIFFLLVVLITTIFVACSSLGTNYNRFLNGYDKCGDTCGTSNLAVKTVQCSGKDLTNKPFMTFKYANRTNDSKSKRDILPDICDNKCDPPKRLVFHRCIPDLNKTSYRKTTIAFAEFRNDLKLAINTIIIPMAIIGLVVSLIFLHGLRYSPKITITATITSALICLFCFTSYIWYWFARNLDEKKLIYIGIVSSCAIFLQSIFICYFHDRYSLIIKMFREATQVIFAMPSLIFVPLGFVAILAVVTASIVFLGALISTNQYLSEIPDHPSVYEYRDTRLAEGALACIVVFGIWTFALANGCQCMIVSGAISTYYFTRDKSTLQKPVRASFYVLMRYHLGTVALGSLCITFFSIARLCTEFLAKRCKNKWSLRGLSRVLSWIEGAAEYLSKRAYIQTAMHGEPLFRSGLRGARLLWANFLDNIVLYGVGNFIVVCITLSAVFLGTIFAIIVYKTAGLKVSYFWTIVAIGAGISGTIIYFFTQVLNVAVETIFICFCEDKLLHSANNKDYFMSEELKTLIETAKKAARRQEAD, encoded by the exons ATGGTTAAAAAACTCCCCCCAAAAACC ATTGCCGAATTTCGAAGAAGTgcagaaactgaaaattttcaaattcctgAAAAGCCGGAAAATCGCAAATGTACCGATCTCGGCTACTTAATATTTTTCCTCCTTGTTGTTTTAATAACG ACAATTTTTGTGGCTTGTAGTTCTCTTGGAACGAATTATAACCGATTTTTGAACGGTTATGATAAATGTGGCGATACCTGCGGTACCTCCAACCTGGCCGTTAAAACCGTTCAATGTTCAGGAAAAGATTTAACAAACAAACC ATTCATGACGTTTAAATACGCCAATCGGACAAACGACTCAAAAAGCAAAAGGGATATTTTACCAGACATTTGTGACAACAAATGCGACCCTCCTAA GAGACTAGTATTTCATCGGTGCATCCCTGACCTGAATAAAACCTCCTACAGGAAAACTACCATAGCTTTTGCC GAATTTCGGAACGACCTCAAACTTGCCATAAACACGATTATCATCCCGATGGCTATCATAGGAttag TAGTTTCGCTGATTTTTCTCCACGGACTGCGTTACTcgccaaaaattacaataactgCAACAATCACCTCCGCCCTTATCTGTCTCTTTTGCTTCACGTCATACATTTG GTACTGGTTTGCCAGAAATCTGGACGAGAAAAAACTTATCTACATTGGAATTGTATCGTCATGTGCGATTTTTCTCCAATCTATTTTCATATGTTACTTCCACGATCGCTACTCTCTAATTATCAAAATGTTCCGGGAAGCGACTCAAGTAATTTTTGCGATGCCCTCTCTCATTTTTGTTCCTTTGGGT TTTGTGGCTATCCTTGCTGTGGTTACTGCTAGTATCGTCTTCCTTGGTGCCTTAATCAGCACCAATCAATATTTGAGCGAAATTCCAGACCATCCATCTGTTTACGAATACAGAGATACAAGACTGGCCGAAGGTGCCCTCGCATGTATTGTTGTTTTTGGTATTTGGACGTTTGCTTTGGCCAATGGGTGCCAATGCATGATCGTTTCTGGTGCCATTTCCACTTATTATTTCACAAG ggACAAATCAACTTTACAGAAACCAGTTCGTGCGAGTTTTTACGTCCTGATGCGTTACCACCTTGGTACTGTTGCTTTAGGTTCGCTttgtataacatttttttcgattGCTCGACTGTGTACTGAGTTTCTCGCGAAACGTTGTAAAAACAAATGGTCTTTGAGAGGTTTAAGCCGTGTTTTGTCGTGGATTGAGGGAGCGGCGGAATATTTGTCCAAAAGGGCTTATATCCAAACtg CAATGCATGGGGAGCCACTGTTTCGGAGCGGATTACGGGGAGCGAGACTTCTTTGGGCAAATTTTTTGGACAATATTGTGCTTTATGGAGTCGggaattttattgttgtttgtATCACGCTTTCTGCGGTATTTCTGGGAACAATATTCGCGATTATTGTCTATAAA aCGGCAGGTTTAAAAGTGAGCTATTTCTGGACGATAGTTGCAATCGGCGCTGGCATTTCCGGAACtataatctattttttcacACAAGTTTTAAAT GTGGCCGTCGAGACCATATTTATATGTTTCTGTGAAGACAAACTCTTACATAGTGCAAACAATAAGGATTATTTTATGAGTGAAGAGCTGAAGACGCTGATAGAAACGGCTAAAAAGGCCGCAAGGAGGCAAGAAGCAgactaa
- the LOC103312663 gene encoding choline transporter-like protein 2 has translation MERGVREPEFKSTPVESIRAFRHLGPSDPLFLPEAASNRKCTDIVFLILFQLCQIILIVSSVFVVMTGDIRITLLGRDACDNVCGMENIVKFNETCPLKDYTQYPIALLSEKRCITLQECEKLNMMVKNYICLRKFGPNLTKAETALTEAEISYGKVVQLSITTVVVTPVIVSVLAIVVFLLFKRNAFFTFYFFATFTSILFAIATPVAWYAITMEGKKIGFVQRQIWFYYILVSILTLITISLPILLFWRRKKVGILIEIYREMIPAIFKSCYIMFVPVLATLALIVIGVVFFFLYVYAISVKLPQNAGLPITRYAYIVFMCFMAYWIFMFAVGCQSMITAGAVASYFFSRDKAGFKNQYFNYAKIVTRFHLGTIALGSLIVVVISVIKYLLQTLRNHEIECIELFLEVICHCMDEFMHYISVKAYIMTAIHGRNFLKSGKRAIRMMWVHFLDLIQVDGFNLVAMFSAGVIIIFVCMLFATAITWNEHPDMQLSIGILTVIMASVIIYIFLSMITMSIGTVFLCYCEDQDMNDGSQERPYFMDPKLEATINEALEFSALKKAEKVQQLQERRRQAQQDT, from the exons ATGGAACGGGGGGTCAGGGAACCGGAGTTTAAGAGCACCCCTGTTGAATCC ATTCGTGCTTTTAGGCATTTGGGTCCTTCGGACCCGCTTTTCTTGCCAGAAGCAGCGTCCAACAGAAAATGCACCGACATCGTATTCCTGATACTTTTCCAACTGTGCCAAATAATTCTA ATTGTTTCGTCGGTTTTTGTTGTAATGACCGGCGATATAAGAATCACTTTGCTTGGTAGAGACGCTTGTGATAATGTTTGTGGAATGGAAAATATCGtaaaattcaatgaaacaTGTCCACTAAAAGACTACACACAATACCC GATTGCACTTCTATCGGAAAAACGGTGTATCACGTTACAAGAATGTGAAAAGTTGAACAT GATGGTAAAAAACTACATATGCCTGAGAAAGTTTGGTCCCAACTTAACCAAAGCTGAAACTGCTCTAACTGAAGCAGAG ATTTCTTACGGCAAAGTGGTTCAATTGTCCATAACAACAGTTGTGGTAACACCGGTCATTGTGTCAG TGCTTGCCATCGTGGTCTTTCTGTTATTTAAACGGAAcgcattttttacattttacttcTTTGCCACTTTTACAAGCATATTATTTGCGATAGCTACTCCAGTTGCCTG GTATGCCATAACCATGGAAGGAAAGAAAATTGGCTTCGTACAACGACAAATTTGGTTCTATTATATTCTAGTTTCCATTTTAACACTGATTACGATTTCCTTGCCAATCTTGCTCTTTTGGCGTCGCAAAAAAGTGGGAATTTTAATCGAAATCTATCGAGAAATGATTCCTGCAATTTTTAAATCCTGCTACATAATGTTTGTTCCGGTGTTG gCCACACTTGCTTTAATTGTAATAGGAGTAGTGTTTTTTTTCCTGTATGTGTATGCAATTAGTGTAAAACTTCCCCAAAATGCCGGCCTGCCCATAACAAG ATATGCTTACATAGTCTTCATGTGTTTTATGGCTTATTGGATATTCATGTTTGCCGTTGGATGCCAATCGATGATAACGGCTGGAGCTGTCGCTAGTTATTTTTTCTCAAG ggACAAAGCAGGTTTCAAAAACCAGTACTTCAACTATGCCAAAATCGTAACCCGATTTCATCTGGGTACCATTGCGCTTGGATCACTGATAGTAGTAGTGATATCAGTCATTAAATACTTGCTCCAAACTCTCAGGAACCACGAGATCGAATGTATCGAATTGTTTTTGGAAGTTATTTGCCACTGTATGGACGAATTTATGCATTATATCAGCGTGAAGGCGTACATAATGACAG CGATCCATGGtcgaaattttctaaaatcagGCAAGAGAGCAATTCGAATGATGTGGGTGCATTTTTTGGACTTGATCCAAGTTGATGGATTCAATCTTGTAGCAATGTTCTCTGCTggtgttataattatttttgtttgtatgCTTTTTGCCACTGCGATTACATGG AATGAACATCCAGACATGCAACTTTCTATTGGAATACTAACAGTTATTATGGCAAGtgtaataatttacatttttctctcAATGATAACC ATGTCCATCGGGACagtctttttgtgttattgtgAAGACCAGGACATGAATGATGGTAGTCAAGAGCGTCCATACTTTATGGACCCAAAACTTGAAGCAACAATTAACGAGGCCCTGGAATTTTCTGCCTTAAAGAAGGCAGAAAAGGTACAGCAGCTTCAGGAAAGAAGGCGCCAAGCTCAACAGGACACGTAG